In Corallococcus soli, the sequence TCAGACGGGGCAGCGCGGGCGCCGCCGGGCGCGAGGGGACCGCGGGCGCGGAGGGCCCCGGCGGTGAGCCAGACGTCGGATCAGAAGGCTCGGACATCGGTGGTGCCTAGTTGGCCATGGCCGGCAGGTCGTTGCCGTCGTGGCCCGCGAGCCGCGTGTTGCGGTTGGCCTGGATCGACTGCTGGATGTCCGCCTCCGTCATGCCGGAGGACAGCGTGATCGACGTGGACGTCTTCTGGCCCGTCTCCACGTCACACGCGGACACGTTCACCAGCCCGTCCGTGTTGATCTCGAACGTCACTTCGATCTTCACCTCGCCGCGATACCCGATGCGGAAGCCCGCGAACTCGAACTCGCCCAGCATCTCGCACTCTTCGGCGCGGTTGGACTCGCCCTGGTACACACGGATCTTCACCTTCTCCTGCCCGTCGCGGCTGGTGGTGAAGGTCTTCGAGCGGTCGATGGGCACCGGCGTGTTCTTGTCGATGATCTTCTCGGTGTACCCACCCACCGTGCCGATGCGCAGCGTCAGCGGCGTGACGTCCACCAGGAACGTCTCCGTCTTGCTGTCCAGGAGCGCGTGCGACTGGAGCGCGGCGCCCATGGCCACGACCTGATCCGGGTTGATGCCCTCCAGCGGCTCCTTCTGGAAGTAGTGCTTCACCGAGTTGCGGATGATGGGCAGCCGCGTGGGCCCGCCCACCAGGATGACCGCGTCGATGTCCGCCGCCGTCAGCCGCGCGCTCTGCAGCGCTTCGTCACAGACCTTGAACGTGCGCTGCACCAGGTCCATCACCATCCGGTTGAACTGGTCCTGGTTGAGCGTGTTGCGCAGGTCCATCACGTTGCCGTTGGCGTCCTGGCAGATGCCCTGGCAGAGCAGCTCCGCCGTGCCGTACGTGCCCACGTCGATCTTCGCCTTCTCCGCCGCGTCCTTGAGCATCTGCAGGCAGTACTTGTTCTGCCGCAGGTCCAGCCGCGTGCGCGCCAGGAAGTCGTCCGCCATCCACGTCATGATGCGGTCGTCGAAGTCGTCGCCGCCCAGGTACGTGTCGCCCGCCGTGGCGAGCACTTCAAAGACGTCCTTGCCAATCTCCAGGATGGACACGTCGAACGTGCCGCCGCCCAGGTCGTACACGACGACGCGCTGGTTGACGTCCCGGCCGAACCCGTACGCGAGCGCCGCGGCGGTGGGCTCGTTGAGGATGCGCAGCACCTCCAGCCCCGCGATGCGGCCCGCGTCCTTCGTCGCCTGGCGCTGGTTGTCGTTGAAGTACGCCGGCACCGTGATGACGGCCTTGGTCACCTCGCGGCCCAGGTACGTCTCCGCGACGGCCTTCATCTCCTTGAGCACCAGCGCGGAGATCTCCGGCAGCGAGTAGTTGCGCTCGCGCACGCCGATGCGCACCGAGTTGTTCTCGCCCTCGACGATGCGGTACGGCATCACCGCCTGCGCCTTCTTCACCTCGTCGGAGAAGTAGTAGCGACCGATGAGCCGCTTGGCCGAGTACACCGTGTTCTCGGGGCTGGTGATGATGTTCTTCTTCGCCGCGTTGCCCACCAGCACGGACCCTTCCTCCAGGAAGGACACGCACGAGGCATGCGTCGTCTCGCCCCACTCGTTGGGGATGACCGTGGGCTGGCCCTCGTGGACGACGGACACGCACGAATACGACGTGCCCAGATCGATGCCGATTGCGATGTCGTCCGCCATTCCGTCTCCGGTAAAGACCTGCACCCCGGTTCCCCCCTGGGGGGACTGCCGGGAAGCGGTCAGAGGTTAGGCCCCACGGTGTGACGTGTCAATTCACTGGCAGACCAAATGCCAGCCATTTCAAGGGCTTAGCGCCAGAGCAGGGGAGCAGGGGGGCAGCGCTGAAGCGCACCCGCCGCGGCCTTATCCCTTGAAGAGAAGGGGGGTACAGCGCATGTCCTCGATTCTCGCCGCGTTGTCGTCGGATCCCAATCTCCTGCGGTGCGAGCTGCACCGCCTCACCTCCCAGGTCGTCCTG encodes:
- the dnaK gene encoding molecular chaperone DnaK, coding for MADDIAIGIDLGTSYSCVSVVHEGQPTVIPNEWGETTHASCVSFLEEGSVLVGNAAKKNIITSPENTVYSAKRLIGRYYFSDEVKKAQAVMPYRIVEGENNSVRIGVRERNYSLPEISALVLKEMKAVAETYLGREVTKAVITVPAYFNDNQRQATKDAGRIAGLEVLRILNEPTAAALAYGFGRDVNQRVVVYDLGGGTFDVSILEIGKDVFEVLATAGDTYLGGDDFDDRIMTWMADDFLARTRLDLRQNKYCLQMLKDAAEKAKIDVGTYGTAELLCQGICQDANGNVMDLRNTLNQDQFNRMVMDLVQRTFKVCDEALQSARLTAADIDAVILVGGPTRLPIIRNSVKHYFQKEPLEGINPDQVVAMGAALQSHALLDSKTETFLVDVTPLTLRIGTVGGYTEKIIDKNTPVPIDRSKTFTTSRDGQEKVKIRVYQGESNRAEECEMLGEFEFAGFRIGYRGEVKIEVTFEINTDGLVNVSACDVETGQKTSTSITLSSGMTEADIQQSIQANRNTRLAGHDGNDLPAMAN